The genomic DNA TGGCGATCTTCATCGCCGGTTGCGCAGCGTCGTGATGAAGCCGATGACCCGCAGCGGCTTGCGCGATGTGCACGACGAGGTGCGACGCCTCGCCGAAACGCTGATCGACGAGCTTACTTCGCGCGAGCACTTCGACGGTGTCGTCGATTTCGCCCGGCTGCTGCCGGTCAGCATCGTCTCCCGGCTGGTCGGGCTTCCCGACGACGGCCGCGAGCGAATGCTCGACTGGGCGGCAGCTATCTTCGATGCCCTGGGCCCTGCGAACGATCGCGGCATGGCTGCGTTTCCGCTGGCGATGGAGATGGCCGCCTTTGCTGCCGGCATGGATCGCGCGCGCCTGAATCCCGACGGCTGGGCCGCGAGGCTGTTCGGTGCCGCCGACGCGGGTCTCGTCGAACATGGCGACGTTCCGGGAATGCTCATCGACTACATTGCACCGAGTCTGGACACGACCATCCTGGCGAGCGGCCATCTGCTCTTCGAGCTCGGATCTCATCCGGAACAGTGGGAGCTGCTGCGGAGCACGCCCGGGCTCGTCGCGGGAGCCGTGGACGAAACCTTGCGCATGCATGCGCCGGTGCGAGCCTTCACGCGTTTTGCGTCAGAGGACGTTGCGTTCGGCGACGCGACGCTGGCGGCCGGACAGCGCGTGCTCGTGATCTTCGGCTCGGCCAACCGCGATGAACGGCGTTATGCCGATCCTGATCGTTTCGACATCACGCGCGACGCGAAGGACCATGTCGGATTCGGGTACGGTTCCCATCGTTGTGCGGGCGCGTTTCTCGCCGAGCTGGAAATGGAGTCGCTGCTGCTTGCGATGATTCCTCGCGTAAAGGCCATCGAAGTCGGAGAGCCGAAGGTGCTGCACAACAACGTGCTGCACGGGTACGAAAGCTTCCCTGCATCTTTTCGGACGTAGCGCCGAAGATCGCGCCGAACATGGCGGCGAACGAGCTCGCCGCGGGCCGCCGGGTTTTCAGCGCGCGGCGCGATTCGCAAATGCTCCGGCCGATAGCAGGACGACGATCGCGTTGGCGCTCCACGCTGCAACCATCGGCGAGAGCGTGCCGGTCCTTCCGGCCGACAGCGCAAGGCCGGTCAGGATCCAGTATCCAAAGCCGATCACGAGCCCGACGGCCGTTCCCCTTGCCAGACCCGAGCCGCGTCCGGCTCGAAGCGCGACTGGCACGCCGAGCAACGCCACGACAAAACCCGCAAACGGCCACGCGAGCTTGTGATGCAGGTCGACGAGCAGCTCGTCGGCGGCAAGACCGCGCGCCTCGAGCTGACGGATCTGGTCGCGGAGCTGGGCGAAGCTGAATTCTTCGGGCCGTCGCTTTCGGGCTGCGAGGTTCTCCGGATCCTCGTCGAGCACGAACTCTCCGGGAGCGAGCGGACGCACGCGCAGGTCGTTGCCGTCGAGCTCCTTCACCAATCCGCCGGACGCGATCCAGCGGCCGTCCTGCCACGTGACCGAATCGACTTCGTCGACGCGATGCAGCTGAAACTGCCGGTCGGCTTCGTAGAGGGTCAGGCCGCTGATCCTGCGCGTGCCGGCGTCGTAGCGGCGGATGTGCACGAAGCCGCGGTCGCTCTGGTACCAGATCGACGCCGCGTCGAAGACGCCGCGATAGACTTTCTGCTTGAGCTCGACATCCCACAGCCACCGCGAGCGCGTCGCCGCCACCGGCACGACGTTTTCGCTCCAGTACAGCGCCCCGATGCTGAGCAGCAGCGCACACGTGATGATCGGTGCGGCGATCCGCCGCGTGCTGATCCCGCACGCGCGCAGCGCGAGGATTTCCCGGCTGCGCGACAGCACGCCGATCGACACGAGGGTCGCGAGCAGGCTCGCGGCGGGAAAGACGTCGAACAGGATCTTCGGCAGCTTGAAGAGGAAGTAGCTCACCAGCGATGTCGACGACGGCGAGAACGGCAGGACCTCACCGATACGGTCGAACACGTCGATGACGACGTACAGCGACGCGCCCGCGAGGATCGCCGCAACGAACGTCAGCGTCCACGTGCGCGCAAGATACCGCCAGATGATGCTCACGGGCCGCCTCGCACGCGGCCGGCGGGCTCCGGCTGCGCAGCGCGTGCAGGCCATCCGAGAAACGCACGAACGGCGTTCCTGCGCGTGCCGCCGGCGCTTGCGCTTGCGGGCAGCAGCAGCGGAAGTGGCGACCGGTCGCGTGCGATCCGCGAGAGCGTCCACAGCGAGAACGACGCAAGCACGAGATCGGGCAGCCACAGCGCGACGGCAGGTGCGAGCGCCTGTGACCGCGCAAGCGCGACCGCGATCGTCAGGAGCCCGTAGAACGCGAGGATCGTGCCGATCGAAATTGCGACCGCCCGTCCGCGCGATGCGGGCGTCGACGAAAGTCCGAGCGCGCAGCCGAGCATCGCAAGCGCGATTGCAACCGCCGACAGGCTGAAGCGCCGGTGCAGCTCGATCGCGGCTTCGCGTGCGCGGCCCGCGTCACCGCTCGACAGCTCGGCACGCATGTCGTCCCAGCGCAGCGTCGCCGGCTCGTCGCTTTCGGTCTTCGCACCGGTTGCCGTGCGCAGCTCGAGGCTGACCTCGAGAGAGCGGAAGCTGGTCACGTCGTACTCGGCCTGATTGCCGCGCGACGTGACGCTGGTTCCGTCGAGCAGCTGCAGGAAAAGCCGGCCGGAATCCTCGTGCGCGCCGACGTGTCCGCTGCGCGCGAACACGGTCTGGCTGCCAGCTTGTCCGCGCTCGTCCGACAGCAGCACGCCGACGAGATCGCCCGTGTCGTCATCGATGCGATCGACGTAGACGACCATGTGTTCGAACTCGGTGTTGAAAAAGTGCGGCCGAAGCGCGGCCGACGCGCGCGTTTTGGCGATCTCGAATGCGGTGCGCTCGATCTCGCGATGTCCCCATGGTCGCGCCGTCATCGACAGCGCCAGCGTCGAGACGCCGACGACGAGCGCGAGCACGAGAACCGGAGGCAGCACCTGCCAGACGCTGATTCCGGCCGCGCGAATTGCCACCGTTTCGTGGTCGGTCGCCATGCGGCCGAGCGCGACGACGACGCCCAGCAAAAATGCCATCGGAAGCGTCGCTTCGAGGAACGACGGAAGAATCGCAGCCAGAAGTCGCAGCACGAGGGCCGCCGGCACGCCCCGCGCGAAGATCAGCTCGATCAGCGCGACGACTTTCACGAGGAAGAGAATCGACGTGAAAATTGCGATCCCTGCGAGGAAGGCACCGCCGATCTCGCGAAGGAGATACCTTCGCAGGGTTTTACCCATGAATGCGGGAGTGTAATGAACGGGCCGTGTCCCGCAAATCCTACGTCGCCAAAGCGCGCGCCGAGTCGCCGACGCACAACCGTGATACCGAGCGGGTTCTGGTCGCCGGCCCCAACGCTGTCGAAGCGGTGCTCGATGCGATCTCCCGCCGCGGCCGGAATCAGGGCGGTGCCGGTGCAACGAGCCTCGCCGACGCGGATCGCCTCCCGAACGTCGCGTCGGTTTATCGCGTGTATCTCGAGGAGACGGCCGGCGGTCGCAGCCAGCGGCTGGCCGCGCGTGCTCACGAGGTCAAAGTGCCGGTCTCGATGACCGGCAAGGGTGAGTGCGACAAGATGGCCGGCGCGCGCTGCCAGGGTGTCGCAGCGGAAATCGCGTACGCCTACGCGGATCTCGACGACATCCTTGCGCGGCCAGGCCTGGTCGTCTTCCTCGATTCGATCGCCGATCCCCACAACCTCGGCGCGGTGCTTCGAACTGCCGAGGCGGCCGGTGCGTCCGCCGCCGTGATCCCGGAGCGCAGAGCCGCGCAGGTCAATGCCACGGTCATGCGGGTTTCCGCCGGCGCAGCGGTCTTTCTGCCGGTCGCGCGGGTCACCAACCTCGGCCGCTCGCTGCAGCGGGCGAAGGAGGCCGGATTCTGGATCCTCGGCCTGGACGCCGAGGGTACCGCCGTGGTGCCGCGGGCCGGTGACGATCCGCGTACCGGCGATCGCATCGGGCTCGTGATCGGCGCGGAGGGCGAGGGGATGCATCGCCTGGTCGCCGAACATTGCGATGAGCTCGCCCGCTTGCCCATGCGGGGGCGTGTCGAGTCGCTCAACGCATCCGTCGCCGCCGGTCTGGCGATTTATCGCCTTCTCGACGGCGATCTGTTCGGAAAGGACACGCCGGCACCCCGCCGGTCGGATCGGTAGCCTCGAAGCGACCCACGCCGAAATGCCGGAATCACGGATTTTTTCCGGCCCGATTTGACACCTCAGCAGTCGGTCGATAGTAGCCCGGGTTTCGATTTCAGAACCTGGGGCACTCGTTCTGGCGTCAAGCGCCGTGGGCGGGGTGTTGCCAGGGAGGGTTGAGCGGTTTCCGGAATATGAATGTGAGGGCGGGAGCCCGAGCGTTAAATGCGAGGGCGAGAGCCCGAACATCAATAGGAAGGAAGCCGGCTGGATCCGATCAATGTTTTGCGGTGCCGATGTAGCTCAACTGGTAGAGCACCTGATTTGTAATCAGTAGGTTGCCAGTTCGAGTCTGGCCATCGGCTCCATGTCACGCATGTCCGAAGGAACCGGAGAGACGGCTAAGCGGAGAGGTACCCGAGTGGCCAAAGGGAGCAGACTGTAAATCTGCCGGCAATTTGCCTACGAAGGTTCGAATCCTTCCCTCT from Candidatus Limnocylindrales bacterium includes the following:
- a CDS encoding cytochrome P450, producing the protein MTAQPGIDTDLYSDSAIRDPFPVYRAIRDLGPLVWLSAHDMWAVGRHVDVRQALLADSVLLSGHGVAANSFVNAEPARVTLTTDGDLHRRLRSVVMKPMTRSGLRDVHDEVRRLAETLIDELTSREHFDGVVDFARLLPVSIVSRLVGLPDDGRERMLDWAAAIFDALGPANDRGMAAFPLAMEMAAFAAGMDRARLNPDGWAARLFGAADAGLVEHGDVPGMLIDYIAPSLDTTILASGHLLFELGSHPEQWELLRSTPGLVAGAVDETLRMHAPVRAFTRFASEDVAFGDATLAAGQRVLVIFGSANRDERRYADPDRFDITRDAKDHVGFGYGSHRCAGAFLAELEMESLLLAMIPRVKAIEVGEPKVLHNNVLHGYESFPASFRT
- the lptG gene encoding LPS export ABC transporter permease LptG, giving the protein MSIIWRYLARTWTLTFVAAILAGASLYVVIDVFDRIGEVLPFSPSSTSLVSYFLFKLPKILFDVFPAASLLATLVSIGVLSRSREILALRACGISTRRIAAPIITCALLLSIGALYWSENVVPVAATRSRWLWDVELKQKVYRGVFDAASIWYQSDRGFVHIRRYDAGTRRISGLTLYEADRQFQLHRVDEVDSVTWQDGRWIASGGLVKELDGNDLRVRPLAPGEFVLDEDPENLAARKRRPEEFSFAQLRDQIRQLEARGLAADELLVDLHHKLAWPFAGFVVALLGVPVALRAGRGSGLARGTAVGLVIGFGYWILTGLALSAGRTGTLSPMVAAWSANAIVVLLSAGAFANRAAR
- the lptF gene encoding LPS export ABC transporter permease LptF — translated: MGKTLRRYLLREIGGAFLAGIAIFTSILFLVKVVALIELIFARGVPAALVLRLLAAILPSFLEATLPMAFLLGVVVALGRMATDHETVAIRAAGISVWQVLPPVLVLALVVGVSTLALSMTARPWGHREIERTAFEIAKTRASAALRPHFFNTEFEHMVVYVDRIDDDTGDLVGVLLSDERGQAGSQTVFARSGHVGAHEDSGRLFLQLLDGTSVTSRGNQAEYDVTSFRSLEVSLELRTATGAKTESDEPATLRWDDMRAELSSGDAGRAREAAIELHRRFSLSAVAIALAMLGCALGLSSTPASRGRAVAISIGTILAFYGLLTIAVALARSQALAPAVALWLPDLVLASFSLWTLSRIARDRSPLPLLLPASASAGGTRRNAVRAFLGWPARAAQPEPAGRVRGGP
- the rlmB gene encoding 23S rRNA (guanosine(2251)-2'-O)-methyltransferase RlmB, which translates into the protein MSRKSYVAKARAESPTHNRDTERVLVAGPNAVEAVLDAISRRGRNQGGAGATSLADADRLPNVASVYRVYLEETAGGRSQRLAARAHEVKVPVSMTGKGECDKMAGARCQGVAAEIAYAYADLDDILARPGLVVFLDSIADPHNLGAVLRTAEAAGASAAVIPERRAAQVNATVMRVSAGAAVFLPVARVTNLGRSLQRAKEAGFWILGLDAEGTAVVPRAGDDPRTGDRIGLVIGAEGEGMHRLVAEHCDELARLPMRGRVESLNASVAAGLAIYRLLDGDLFGKDTPAPRRSDR